A window of the Anaerolineae bacterium genome harbors these coding sequences:
- a CDS encoding 6-phospho-beta-glucosidase → MGIKIAILGAAGLRTPLILQAILLRQSSLGLAELALMDIDAEHLDLIAALTAPLEAANPPRFRMTRTTTLEEALQGADYVITTFRVGGMAGRAIDERVALNHGVLGQETTGPGGFAMALRTIPVLLDVVQKMAHLCPQAWLINFANPAGLLAEAVVRVGGWRRSVGICDAPHTLRRALAALLSAAPEQVMLDYFGLNHLGWIRRVLYQGEDHLPRFLELIRQLDSVPGLPFDATLINTLGMIPNEYLYYYYHTRQAVENILQAGISRGEQLAAWNESLFAQLSALRAAEDYEGMLRAYQAYLKQRGATYMVNESGQAHNLEQLDQALAESLSSEGYAGVALDLIEALNGKETRQMILNLPNQGAIHGMAGEEVVEIPAWVSAGLIQPLSVGDIPTHCLGLMQQVKAYEQLTIEAAVQGSYAKALTALTLHPLVPGVEVARQILDEYIQRHGDLFPPLR, encoded by the coding sequence ATGGGAATCAAGATCGCCATCCTGGGCGCAGCCGGATTGCGCACGCCGCTCATCTTACAAGCCATTTTATTGCGTCAGTCCAGTTTAGGACTTGCCGAACTTGCCCTGATGGATATTGACGCTGAGCATCTTGACCTCATCGCCGCCCTGACTGCCCCGCTGGAAGCTGCCAACCCGCCGCGCTTTCGCATGACGCGCACCACCACGCTCGAAGAAGCCCTCCAGGGCGCCGATTACGTGATCACCACCTTTCGGGTCGGCGGCATGGCAGGGCGCGCCATCGATGAGCGGGTAGCCTTGAACCACGGCGTCTTGGGACAGGAAACAACCGGCCCCGGTGGTTTTGCAATGGCTTTGCGCACAATCCCGGTCTTGCTTGATGTGGTTCAAAAGATGGCGCACCTTTGTCCGCAGGCGTGGCTGATCAATTTTGCCAACCCCGCCGGATTGTTGGCAGAGGCGGTGGTTCGGGTCGGCGGCTGGCGGCGCAGTGTGGGCATCTGCGATGCCCCGCACACCCTGCGGCGCGCCCTGGCAGCCTTGCTCAGCGCCGCTCCGGAACAGGTAATGCTCGATTATTTCGGCTTGAATCACCTGGGATGGATCCGCCGCGTGCTGTATCAGGGAGAGGATCACCTGCCGCGCTTTCTGGAATTAATTCGCCAGCTGGATAGCGTGCCCGGTTTGCCGTTTGACGCCACCTTGATTAACACTCTCGGGATGATTCCCAACGAGTATCTCTATTATTACTACCATACCCGCCAGGCAGTCGAGAATATTCTGCAGGCGGGCATCAGCCGCGGCGAACAACTGGCAGCCTGGAACGAGAGCCTGTTCGCTCAACTCAGCGCTTTACGCGCCGCCGAAGACTATGAAGGGATGCTGCGCGCCTATCAGGCTTATCTCAAACAGCGCGGGGCAACCTATATGGTCAACGAAAGCGGTCAGGCACACAATCTGGAACAACTCGATCAGGCTCTGGCCGAATCGCTCTCCTCCGAAGGGTATGCCGGTGTAGCCCTGGATCTGATCGAAGCCTTGAACGGGAAAGAAACGCGCCAGATGATCCTTAATCTCCCCAACCAGGGGGCAATCCACGGCATGGCAGGTGAGGAGGTGGTCGAAATCCCGGCCTGGGTGAGCGCAGGTTTGATTCAGCCCCTTAGCGTCGGCGACATCCCCACCCATTGTTTGGGACTGATGCAACAGGTGAAAGCCTACGAGCAATTGACCATCGAAGCCGCTGTGCAAGGCTCATACGCCAAAGCGCTCACCGCCCTGACATTGCACCCTCTGGTGCCCGGCGTTGAGGTTGCCAGGCAGATTCTGGATGAATATATCCAGCGACACGGCGATCTCTTTCCGCCGTTACGCTGA
- a CDS encoding Transcription elongation factor GreA: MSETPILTAEGAAKLKAELEYLTTVARKEIAERLRHAVSQGDLSENADYHHAKEAQAFLEGRIQELEYLLKNATIVESNNGPAEEVQVGVRVTVQEEHYPPETYLIVGAKEADPRNGKISHESPIGSALLGHRVGEVVTAVTPNGKITLKILKIE; encoded by the coding sequence ATGAGTGAGACACCGATCTTAACGGCTGAAGGGGCTGCAAAGTTAAAGGCGGAACTGGAATACCTGACGACGGTTGCCCGTAAGGAAATCGCCGAGCGGCTTCGCCATGCCGTCTCGCAGGGTGACCTTTCCGAAAACGCCGATTATCACCATGCCAAGGAGGCTCAGGCTTTTCTGGAAGGGCGCATCCAGGAACTGGAATATCTGCTCAAAAACGCCACGATTGTGGAAAGCAATAACGGTCCGGCCGAGGAAGTGCAGGTGGGCGTGCGCGTGACCGTGCAGGAAGAACACTACCCTCCCGAAACCTATCTGATCGTGGGCGCCAAAGAAGCCGACCCGCGCAACGGAAAGATTTCGCATGAGTCGCCGATTGGCAGCGCTTTGTTGGGGCATAGAGTTGGCGAAGTAGTCACCGCCGTGACGCCCAATGGCAAAATCACCCTGAAAATCCTGAAAATCGAATAG
- a CDS encoding AzlC family protein, whose amino-acid sequence MSEQNDPPRLVAEFWRGVQAEAPLLIGVAPFGMIYGVLALSAGMPPAAAQAMSAMVFAGSAQFITTQLYATATPLILIVLTIFVVNLRHLLYSASVAPYLQPLRPAWKFLLAYLLTDEAYAVTIAEYQRSGNPPKHSPGFFLGAGLALWACWQASTAVGVFLGANLPQSWSLDFTLALTFIAIIVPTLKERGLVAAALIASLIGVVSGGLPYKLGLLLATLLGILGGYWLGEEG is encoded by the coding sequence ATGAGCGAACAAAACGATCCGCCGCGGCTGGTGGCGGAATTCTGGCGAGGTGTGCAGGCGGAAGCGCCGCTGTTGATCGGCGTCGCCCCATTTGGGATGATCTACGGTGTACTGGCGCTCTCAGCAGGCATGCCGCCAGCGGCAGCTCAAGCCATGTCGGCAATGGTGTTTGCCGGCTCGGCACAATTCATCACTACCCAGCTTTACGCCACCGCCACGCCTCTGATTCTGATTGTTTTGACAATTTTTGTGGTTAACCTGCGCCACCTGTTATACAGCGCCTCAGTGGCGCCCTATTTACAACCCCTGCGACCAGCCTGGAAATTTCTGCTCGCCTATCTGCTGACCGATGAAGCCTATGCCGTGACCATTGCTGAATATCAGCGCTCTGGGAACCCGCCCAAACATTCACCGGGCTTTTTTCTGGGCGCCGGTCTGGCGCTGTGGGCTTGCTGGCAGGCAAGCACGGCGGTGGGCGTCTTTCTGGGCGCGAACCTGCCGCAGAGCTGGTCGCTCGATTTTACCCTGGCGCTGACCTTCATTGCTATTATCGTTCCCACCCTGAAAGAGCGCGGGCTGGTCGCAGCAGCCCTGATCGCCAGCCTGATCGGGGTGGTGAGCGGCGGCTTACCCTATAAGCTGGGACTGTTGCTGGCAACCCTGCTCGGCATTCTGGGAGGTTACTGGCTGGGAGAAGAAGGATGA
- a CDS encoding Gluconokinase, producing the protein MTEEAILAFDLGTTALKCALHDLKGNVIAKASEEYQLITPDADSVEMEVETYWSAFKKAVAHVMKESGINPKLIKALGVSAQGETLIVVDEKGVPLRRAIVWLDNRAQKEADELAAHFGDRHTYEITGQVKIVPTWPASKILWLQRNEPQLFNRIAKFLLIEDYFLYRLTGEYVCEGSLVTSTCYWNFRTREWWPEMLEMIGVQPHQLPQYRESGEIVGKLLPEVAEELGLSPETIACTGALDQACGAIGVGNIKPGIFSENTGAALAICATVNQATLDPQGQMPCHYHGLPGLYMLHTFTGGGIVLRWFRDEFARMEMEVSHSSGIDAYDLLGFAAAKVPPGCEGLIMLPHLQGAMAPEANPKATGVFYGFTLRHGRNHFVRSIMEAVGFVVRRNIEVIEGMGVQVNEIRALGGGARSRIWKQIEADITGRPVITTENEEAATLGAAILAGKAVGIYTSVEEATSQMVRIKDRFEPTAENKKIYDEAFETYVGLYDSLCPLFEKSKA; encoded by the coding sequence ATGACAGAGGAAGCGATTCTTGCTTTTGATCTTGGCACCACTGCTCTAAAGTGTGCCCTTCATGACTTAAAGGGGAATGTAATTGCTAAAGCCTCCGAAGAGTATCAACTCATCACCCCTGATGCTGACTCTGTGGAAATGGAGGTGGAGACATACTGGTCAGCGTTTAAGAAAGCCGTCGCTCATGTCATGAAAGAATCAGGTATTAACCCCAAATTGATCAAGGCATTAGGGGTCTCCGCGCAGGGCGAAACCTTGATTGTAGTTGATGAGAAAGGCGTCCCACTACGTCGTGCAATTGTATGGTTAGATAACCGAGCCCAAAAAGAAGCTGATGAATTAGCTGCGCATTTTGGCGACCGTCATACTTATGAAATAACAGGGCAGGTCAAAATTGTTCCCACTTGGCCTGCATCTAAAATTCTCTGGCTACAACGAAATGAGCCCCAATTATTCAACCGCATTGCAAAATTTTTACTGATTGAAGATTATTTCTTGTATCGCTTAACCGGTGAATATGTATGTGAAGGGTCGCTCGTTACATCCACTTGTTACTGGAATTTTCGAACACGAGAGTGGTGGCCAGAGATGCTTGAAATGATCGGCGTCCAACCACATCAATTACCACAATATCGTGAATCGGGTGAAATCGTTGGAAAATTACTACCCGAGGTAGCAGAAGAATTGGGTCTGAGTCCAGAAACGATCGCCTGCACCGGAGCTTTAGATCAAGCGTGTGGAGCAATTGGAGTAGGGAATATTAAGCCGGGTATTTTTAGCGAGAATACGGGTGCTGCTCTAGCGATTTGTGCAACAGTCAATCAGGCCACATTGGACCCACAAGGTCAAATGCCTTGCCATTACCATGGTTTACCAGGACTATATATGCTTCATACATTTACCGGCGGCGGAATTGTTCTCCGTTGGTTCCGGGATGAGTTTGCCAGGATGGAAATGGAAGTGTCTCATTCGAGTGGAATAGACGCCTATGATCTGCTAGGATTTGCTGCGGCGAAAGTTCCACCCGGTTGTGAAGGTTTGATTATGCTACCTCACCTTCAAGGTGCTATGGCCCCTGAAGCAAATCCCAAAGCTACAGGAGTATTTTATGGTTTCACTCTACGCCATGGCCGAAATCATTTTGTCCGTTCAATCATGGAGGCGGTTGGATTTGTCGTTCGGCGTAACATTGAAGTCATCGAAGGAATGGGGGTGCAAGTGAATGAAATCCGCGCCCTAGGAGGAGGAGCACGCAGTCGTATTTGGAAGCAAATTGAAGCCGATATAACGGGCCGCCCGGTGATAACCACAGAAAACGAAGAAGCTGCCACCTTAGGCGCCGCCATCTTAGCTGGCAAAGCCGTTGGAATTTACACCAGCGTTGAAGAAGCTACGAGTCAGATGGTGCGAATTAAAGACCGTTTCGAGCCGACTGCCGAAAATAAAAAGATCTACGACGAAGCCTTTGAAACCTATGTCGGGCTGTACGATAGCCTATGTCCTTTGTTCGAAAAAAGCAAAGCGTGA
- a CDS encoding cytochrome P450, which yields MTGQPSPDLGIRVLRAWLKSGSPLGPLQVMADEIGYFFQIPLPAFHPYVVYGPHANRAVLVTQRERLLWRNTDPVTDLLRRGVLVVDGAEHDAYRKQMEPALHPAQLPAYAEMMIAQAKRVSDRWQAGQVVDLLVESRKIALLIIFQALFSEDIGQDLTHLWQPILKAIAFISPGAWILWRRMPRPSFSAPLRQLDAYLYGLIAKRRAADPRPDLLQALIEAGYSDAVIRDQMLTMLIAGHDTSTALLAWVFVLLGQHPALMQELQTEIAQSDRVPLLDAVIKEALRLYPPIHIGNRRVAQTLELEEGVIPPGERLFYSIYLTHRDRRIWEAPDEFRPQRFLSGRQTPPFSFVPFGGGPRACIGAAFGQLEARLVLTYLLRRFNFDPVQFERIHAHMGATLEPHPGVWMRVRPRRRA from the coding sequence ATGACCGGACAACCTTCGCCTGATTTAGGCATCCGCGTACTGCGGGCATGGCTCAAGAGCGGCTCACCGCTGGGTCCGTTGCAGGTGATGGCGGATGAAATCGGCTATTTCTTCCAGATCCCGCTGCCGGCTTTTCATCCTTATGTCGTCTATGGACCACATGCCAATCGTGCCGTACTGGTTACCCAGCGCGAGCGCCTGCTGTGGCGCAACACCGATCCGGTAACCGACCTGTTGCGGCGCGGCGTGCTGGTGGTGGACGGTGCCGAACACGATGCCTACCGCAAACAGATGGAGCCAGCCCTGCACCCTGCCCAACTGCCCGCCTATGCTGAAATGATGATTGCCCAGGCAAAACGCGTCTCCGACCGCTGGCAGGCGGGTCAGGTCGTGGATTTACTGGTCGAGAGCCGCAAGATTGCTCTGTTGATCATCTTTCAAGCCTTGTTCAGCGAAGATATTGGGCAGGATTTAACCCATCTCTGGCAGCCGATCCTCAAAGCGATTGCCTTTATTTCACCCGGAGCGTGGATTCTCTGGCGCCGCATGCCGCGCCCGTCTTTCAGCGCGCCCCTGCGCCAGCTAGATGCCTATTTATATGGGCTGATCGCCAAACGGCGCGCCGCCGATCCTCGCCCTGATCTGCTTCAAGCGCTGATCGAGGCCGGCTATTCCGATGCGGTCATTCGCGATCAGATGCTGACCATGTTGATCGCCGGGCACGATACTTCAACCGCATTGCTGGCGTGGGTCTTCGTCCTGCTTGGGCAACATCCGGCGCTGATGCAGGAATTGCAGACCGAAATCGCCCAGAGCGACAGAGTGCCCTTATTGGACGCCGTCATCAAAGAAGCTCTGCGCCTCTACCCTCCGATTCACATCGGCAACCGGCGCGTGGCGCAGACGCTCGAACTCGAGGAAGGAGTCATTCCACCCGGTGAGCGCCTGTTTTACTCGATTTATCTCACCCACCGCGATCGGCGCATTTGGGAGGCACCCGATGAATTTCGCCCGCAACGCTTTTTGAGCGGCCGTCAGACACCGCCTTTCTCCTTCGTGCCCTTCGGCGGTGGCCCGCGCGCCTGTATCGGAGCCGCCTTTGGGCAACTGGAAGCGCGCCTGGTCTTAACCTATCTACTGCGCCGGTTTAACTTCGACCCCGTCCAATTCGAGCGCATTCATGCGCACATGGGCGCCACCCTGGAACCCCACCCCGGCGTGTGGATGCGCGTCCGCCCGAGACGCCGGGCTTGA
- a CDS encoding putative transmembrane protein, which yields MNIWYILLLGGAATYLTRLSMILLFSRRQIPPRLERALRLVPAAVFSAIIAQEVFLQNGQLNLSFHNERIAAALAATLVAWRTRNVLLTLAVGMATLWALQMTLP from the coding sequence ATGAACATCTGGTACATCCTCCTGCTGGGAGGAGCAGCCACCTATCTGACGCGCCTTTCGATGATTCTGCTCTTCAGCCGCCGCCAGATCCCGCCGCGGCTGGAACGGGCATTACGCCTGGTGCCGGCTGCGGTCTTCTCGGCGATTATCGCTCAAGAAGTGTTTCTCCAAAACGGGCAACTCAACCTCTCCTTTCACAACGAACGCATCGCCGCTGCGCTGGCGGCAACGCTGGTTGCCTGGCGCACGCGCAACGTACTGCTCACCCTGGCAGTGGGCATGGCAACCTTATGGGCATTGCAGATGACTCTTCCGTAG